One region of Endozoicomonas sp. Mp262 genomic DNA includes:
- a CDS encoding type II toxin-antitoxin system RelE/ParE family toxin, protein MIEVKQHDAFKQWIKTVKDPKAKSSILSRIKRLAFGLFGDVKPVGGRLSELRVDTGKGYRVYFTQQGDELVIVLCGSQKKDQQKQIELAKALYKEWRSENE, encoded by the coding sequence ATGATAGAAGTAAAGCAGCATGATGCTTTTAAACAGTGGATTAAGACGGTCAAAGACCCGAAGGCTAAATCATCGATACTATCCCGAATAAAACGCTTGGCGTTCGGGCTTTTCGGTGATGTAAAACCGGTTGGCGGACGGCTCAGTGAACTGAGGGTTGACACAGGTAAGGGTTATCGGGTCTATTTTACGCAGCAGGGTGATGAGCTGGTTATTGTGCTTTGTGGAAGTCAGAAGAAGGATCAGCAAAAGCAAATAGAGTTAGCCAAAGCGCTCTACAAAGAATGGAGGTCAGAAAATGAGTGA